TCTATCAATTATTTTTCGACTAAAATCGAATAATGGTCCAAAATTAATCCTTGCTCTTTGTACAACAACATTTTATTTCAAATAATTTTAATAATCAGAATAAAATACTATACCATCTTAATTAATTTAAATACAGATGCGTAGATTGTTGATGTCACTGACTTATTTAGTAAATCTTTCCGCACGCTATCTGCAAAACGACTTCTGACGGCCTGGTTAAACTGAAGTAACTGATCAAAAGGCCTAACTGAAAAAATATTAAGGATAATACATGTTTTTTCTATGTAAAAAGAATGAACTTTCACATGTATTTATTTAACGGTTAGGGCTTTAAATTTAATTGAAATAAAATTGGCCCGTTATTTCAATTCCTCAGTATGCTGTATATACTTAGAATTCAATAATTATTTTCACACATATTTAACCTAGCATCATGCAAACCGATTCAGAATCATTAACGGAAATCAGCCGGCTACTCGACATGTACATCAACGAGATTCAGTCGTCCGAATTGAAGCCATTAGCGGCAAACATTTATCTTACACATGCCAAAAACTTCGTCCGCTGGATCGAAGGAGAATTTGTTCCAGGAGGCAGACTGGAAAAAAACAAAGTCAGATAACAGACAATCTTTTGCAATGTCTGATTGTAGAAGGCTAATCGGGTTCAATTCCGCACTACATCACACACTATCCCTTCTTCCTTAAGCTTCCAGTACACTACTCCTTTCCGGACAATCTCACCACGGGAGAAAGCAACTTTCTAAGATGGTAATCCTACTTCGATTTACATCTAATCACATTTAATACACATAATTATTAAAGATGAACTGTTCCCTACGGTTTAGGTTCTGTTTGCATAACTGACCAGCAATGTTTAAAAACTACTGGCGATAATATGTATAGCATAAAATAAAAATAATAGGATTACGGATCTGCACTTTTTGAAAATCAAAAGGCATCAGCAGTAATATTCACAAGAATAAACGATGCATGCTAATAGGCTTTTTGCACCAAGGAAAACTGGCCAAAGCTAATTTGAAGAAAAAGTATAAGAATTTTGCAATAATCGGGCCAAATTATTTACTATGTATTTTTTGGCACGATAATTGCATAACTTGCTATTCTAAACTTTGCTCAATGACTTCATTTTTGATAATAGATAATTATCCGACCCTACGTACTGGAATTGCCAATTTGTTAAAAAATCACTTCAGGGACCTTGAAATTAGTGAGTTATCATCTGCGGATGATATTCTGCAAAGAGAGAATAATAATAAAACCGACCTGATAATTTTAGGAATTAATGATAATGCTAAAAAGAAAGATCTGAGCCTTTATAATAAGGTCAAACTGCTTTATCCTGCCACACCAATAATTATATACGACGAAATAATTTATGATTTCAAAACCCTGCCCTATCTCGAATTTGGAATCGAAGGTTACTTATTAAAACAAAATGACCCATCCGAACTCATACGGGCAGTTGAACTTGTGCTAAGTGGAAAACGGTATGTTTGTAATGCAGTGTTACAAAACTTGTTTAATCAGTTTTTACTGAGAAGCTCATTTGGTGAGAGAAAATAAGTGCCGTACAATTAATATATCCTGCACAACATACTGCATATAGCAAGAACCAGATTGGTTGCCAGATTAGACTCCGCTATTTTTACTTTCTTACCGCAATCATTAAACTATACGGAGCCTATAATGAGCGCAAAAACTATTTCAATACCCATAAATTCAACTTTCAGTTTCGGAGAATGTTTATGGTTCCTTCATCGCAATTATGATGATTGCATGCATTCAATAGCTGATACTAAAATAATGAAGGCGGTCCTTATTAACGAAAAGCCGTTTTTATTACAAATATATCAGAAGGCGGATTCACTGGAAGTCGAAATTTTATCGGGAGTTTGTAATACTGAAGACAGTTTGGCTATCAAAAATTATGTAATTGACTGGCTTGATATCAACCGGGATTTAAGGCCATTTTATATACTTCTCAACCAGCATCGTCAACTATCTTATATGGTTGAGGAATTTAAGGGTTTAAGAATGATTGGAATTCCGGATCTTTTCGAAGCCTTATGCTGGAGTATCACAGGTCAGCAAATCAATCTGACTTTTGCCTATAAACTAAAAAGGAGGCTTGTTGAAAAATACGGCAGCAAAATTGAGTTTGAGAATCAAATATTTCACCTTTTCCCTTCATTCAAAATACTAGCACACGCCGATCCGGCGGATTTGAAAGCAATGCAGTTTTCAGGCAAAAAATCAGAATACATCATCGGTATCGCCAAACTTTTTGATGAAGGAAAACTCAGCAAGGAAATGTTAATGTCTCTCCCAGACATGGAGGCCAGGCAAAAAATGTTGATGTCGGTTAAAGGAATTGGTATTTGGACGGCTAATTATGCGCTTATGAAAAGTTTAAAAGAGCAGTCAAGTATTCCGTACGGGGACGCGGGTTTAGTGCAGGCTTTATTCCTGCACAATATCATCACGGACAAGAAAGACCATTTACAGATTCTCGATTTTTTTAAGGGAATGAGCGGGTGGGAAAGTTATATTGTTTTCTATTTATGGAGAAGTCTCGCAAAAAAATTACCTTAGAAGAATTAATAGTCTTCCCTCTCCTGACTTGATTTCCAAAGTTTATATTTTTCAGGCAAACAATGGGCGCATGGCCGGTAACCTTCTGAAATAGCCTCCTTCTCATCTTTAAAGAAAACTCTGTTTTCTATTTTCATTCTTTTCCCCGAACGGCAATTTAATGTGCCGTAGATTCCGGCCTTTTTATATCCGCCAAGTGTAATACCTCCATTTTTGATTAATCTTCCAAGATTTCTGCGAATTTCCATCTCACTGGTTCCCAGGCTCGCATGCAGTATCATAATGTTA
The nucleotide sequence above comes from Dyadobacter subterraneus. Encoded proteins:
- a CDS encoding response regulator; translation: MTSFLIIDNYPTLRTGIANLLKNHFRDLEISELSSADDILQRENNNKTDLIILGINDNAKKKDLSLYNKVKLLYPATPIIIYDEIIYDFKTLPYLEFGIEGYLLKQNDPSELIRAVELVLSGKRYVCNAVLQNLFNQFLLRSSFGERK
- a CDS encoding DNA-3-methyladenine glycosylase family protein; translated protein: MHSIADTKIMKAVLINEKPFLLQIYQKADSLEVEILSGVCNTEDSLAIKNYVIDWLDINRDLRPFYILLNQHRQLSYMVEEFKGLRMIGIPDLFEALCWSITGQQINLTFAYKLKRRLVEKYGSKIEFENQIFHLFPSFKILAHADPADLKAMQFSGKKSEYIIGIAKLFDEGKLSKEMLMSLPDMEARQKMLMSVKGIGIWTANYALMKSLKEQSSIPYGDAGLVQALFLHNIITDKKDHLQILDFFKGMSGWESYIVFYLWRSLAKKLP
- a CDS encoding Ada metal-binding domain-containing protein: MILHASLGTSEMEIRRNLGRLIKNGGITLGGYKKAGIYGTLNCRSGKRMKIENRVFFKDEKEAISEGYRPCAHCLPEKYKLWKSSQEREDY